In Microbacterium sp. SLBN-146, one genomic interval encodes:
- the pstC gene encoding phosphate ABC transporter permease subunit PstC, whose product MTDASTEVIETRADAATGTASPRSLATRASVADVWFRGFLRAAGTATVGIMLAVGLFLALRASDALSVAGFSFLTTEEWSPQTGEFGVAAVLFGTVTIALVAMCVSIPLSVGTALLLSEVVRGRLRQTLISLVDLMAAVPSIVFGLWGLFFLQAAIIPVSRWISTYFGWIPIFAVTDPSGAPLTDASAFTSSAFIAGVVVGMMVIPIQTSVMREAFTQAPPGEREGAYALGSTRWGMIRTVVLPFGRGGMIGGTMLGLGRALGETIAVYLVISPIFTINWHVLQTGTNSVSALIALRYGEASAFGLSALMAAGLVLFIITLIVNFSASLIVARSRSGAGSEA is encoded by the coding sequence ATGACCGATGCATCCACCGAGGTCATCGAGACGCGCGCGGATGCCGCGACGGGCACAGCGTCTCCACGCTCCCTCGCGACGCGCGCTTCCGTTGCGGATGTCTGGTTTCGAGGGTTCCTGCGCGCGGCGGGAACCGCGACAGTCGGCATCATGCTCGCGGTCGGGCTGTTCCTCGCTCTTCGTGCGAGCGACGCTCTGTCGGTCGCGGGCTTCTCGTTCCTCACGACGGAGGAGTGGTCGCCGCAGACGGGCGAGTTCGGTGTCGCGGCGGTGCTGTTCGGCACCGTGACGATCGCTCTCGTCGCGATGTGCGTGTCCATCCCGCTCTCGGTGGGAACGGCGCTCCTCCTCTCGGAGGTGGTCCGTGGCCGACTCCGTCAGACGCTCATCTCGCTCGTCGATCTCATGGCGGCCGTCCCCAGCATCGTCTTCGGTCTCTGGGGACTGTTCTTCCTCCAGGCGGCGATCATCCCGGTGTCGCGCTGGATCTCGACGTACTTCGGGTGGATCCCGATCTTCGCCGTCACCGACCCGTCGGGGGCTCCGCTCACGGACGCGAGTGCGTTCACCTCGTCGGCGTTCATCGCCGGTGTCGTCGTGGGGATGATGGTCATCCCGATCCAGACCTCCGTCATGCGAGAGGCGTTCACGCAGGCGCCGCCGGGGGAGCGCGAGGGTGCGTACGCGCTCGGGTCCACGCGGTGGGGGATGATCCGCACGGTCGTGCTCCCGTTCGGTCGCGGAGGCATGATCGGCGGCACGATGCTCGGCCTCGGCAGGGCGCTCGGCGAGACGATCGCGGTGTATCTCGTCATCTCGCCGATCTTCACGATCAACTGGCATGTCCTGCAGACAGGCACCAACTCCGTGTCCGCGCTCATCGCCCTCCGGTACGGCGAGGCCAGCGCCTTCGGCCTGTCGGCGCTCATGGCGGCGGGCCTCGTGCTGTTCATCATCACGCTCATCGTCAACTTCTCGGCGTCGCTCATCGTCGCCCGTTCGCGCTCCGGCGCCGGTTCGGAGGCATGA
- the pstA gene encoding phosphate ABC transporter permease PstA, translating into MSTVLEREKTMTSATSAGWTAIPDKTGIGVGERRRLRGMSFDDTFNLVGAGAAATCTATLLFGWLTPLTGVVGWIALSYLLFLGLYVVLTSLRADRQEVADRVVTVLLVSAGVTLLGALIFVITFTIIRGSSALLHLNFFTQTLEGTGPLDPLTSGGILHAIVGSLIQIGIALVITIPLGLATAVFLNEVGGRFARFVRTIVDAMTALPSVVAGLFVYAAVIQLVTQQRNGFAASLAITVMMLPIVIRASDVVLRLVANNLREAAYALGATRVSTVWRVILPTARSGLMTALILGTARGIGETAPVLLTSGVTAVLNLNPFEGPMISLPLAIFDLVKSPEPAMIARGFGAAAVLLILVLGLFLTARAIGGRGPGDLTNRQRRRVAEASRRDAARMSRRESIPVFPTTEESRP; encoded by the coding sequence ATGAGCACCGTTCTCGAACGCGAGAAGACGATGACTTCCGCGACATCCGCCGGGTGGACGGCGATCCCCGACAAGACAGGGATCGGCGTCGGCGAGCGCCGGCGCCTGCGCGGGATGTCGTTCGACGACACCTTCAACCTCGTGGGTGCGGGAGCTGCGGCGACGTGCACCGCGACGCTGCTCTTCGGATGGCTGACGCCGCTCACGGGGGTGGTCGGATGGATCGCGTTGTCCTATCTGCTGTTCCTCGGTCTCTACGTCGTGCTGACCTCGCTCCGCGCCGACCGCCAGGAGGTCGCCGACCGCGTCGTCACGGTGCTGCTCGTGTCCGCCGGCGTGACGCTGCTCGGTGCCCTCATCTTCGTGATCACGTTCACGATCATCCGAGGATCGAGTGCGCTTCTCCACCTCAACTTCTTCACCCAGACGCTCGAAGGCACCGGACCGCTCGATCCGCTGACCTCCGGTGGCATCCTTCATGCGATCGTGGGCAGTCTCATCCAGATCGGAATCGCGCTCGTCATCACGATTCCGCTGGGACTGGCGACCGCGGTCTTCCTCAACGAGGTCGGCGGGCGATTCGCGCGTTTCGTCAGGACGATCGTGGATGCCATGACGGCACTGCCATCCGTGGTCGCCGGGCTCTTCGTCTACGCGGCCGTCATCCAGCTCGTGACGCAGCAGCGGAACGGCTTCGCGGCATCCCTCGCGATCACGGTCATGATGCTCCCCATCGTCATCCGGGCATCCGACGTCGTCCTGCGCCTTGTCGCGAACAATCTGCGGGAGGCGGCGTACGCGCTCGGAGCCACTCGCGTGAGCACCGTGTGGCGCGTCATCCTCCCGACCGCCCGCTCGGGACTCATGACGGCCCTCATCCTCGGCACGGCTCGCGGTATCGGCGAGACGGCTCCGGTCCTGCTCACGTCGGGCGTGACGGCCGTTCTCAATCTCAATCCCTTCGAGGGCCCGATGATCTCGCTCCCGCTCGCGATCTTCGACCTCGTCAAGTCACCCGAGCCCGCCATGATCGCGCGGGGATTCGGTGCTGCCGCGGTGCTCCTGATCCTTGTGCTCGGACTCTTCCTGACAGCGCGAGCCATCGGCGGTCGCGGTCCCGGCGATCTGACGAACCGTCAGCGCCGCCGCGTCGCCGAGGCATCCCGACGCGACGCGGCGCGCATGTCGCGCCGAGAGTCCATCCCCGTCTTCCCGACGACTGAGGAGTCCCGCCCATGA
- the pstS gene encoding phosphate ABC transporter substrate-binding protein PstS — MIRRSRALRAALAVAAFAVVASLIPGSATAASSWYAIGGSGSTWSENALKQWSENAKNNYGMTVNFSGQGSTAGRTDFIAGTVDFAVSEIPFQTSPQDGSLPERPSRGYAYMPIVAGGTSFMYNLKIGGKKVTNLRLSGEVITRIFTGEIRKWNDPAIQADNPGLAMPDKNITPVVRSDGSGTSAQFTLWMSKQFGNIWPHGMTSQFPTPANGKAQAQSIGVAGYVSQDYGEGSITYVEYSYAINAGFPVAKVLNRAGYYIEPTSNSVAVALLGAQINNDANSPDYLTQNLDNVYNNADARTYPLSSYSYMIVPTKVEGIFNNEKGKTLGAFTRYVLCDGQQYASRLGYSPLPLNLVLAGSEQIKRIPGAGGTGIDINNCKNPTFAPGDSPGSNRLAASAPQPADCDKQGPNQCTTGTAGAIDETPITGGGAGGGSTDGAATGGGGGGAAAAGPDAVSATGDAVYDETGALISGGGALAGGAVSSPFTLAADGMGAPQWMMLAAGVLLLAVIIAPVFVARGRGGTRGSPPAK; from the coding sequence ATGATCCGCCGTTCCCGCGCCCTGCGCGCAGCGCTCGCCGTCGCTGCCTTCGCCGTGGTCGCCTCTCTGATTCCCGGCAGCGCGACGGCCGCCAGCTCGTGGTACGCGATCGGCGGCAGCGGGTCGACCTGGTCCGAGAATGCGCTCAAGCAGTGGAGCGAGAACGCCAAGAACAACTACGGCATGACCGTCAACTTCAGTGGTCAGGGGTCGACGGCGGGGCGTACCGACTTCATCGCGGGCACCGTCGACTTCGCCGTGAGCGAGATCCCGTTCCAGACGAGTCCACAGGACGGCTCGCTTCCCGAGCGGCCGAGCCGCGGATACGCCTACATGCCGATCGTCGCAGGCGGCACATCGTTCATGTACAACCTCAAGATCGGCGGCAAGAAGGTCACGAACCTCCGTCTCTCCGGCGAGGTCATCACGCGGATCTTCACCGGCGAGATCCGGAAGTGGAACGATCCGGCGATCCAGGCGGACAACCCGGGGCTCGCGATGCCCGACAAGAACATCACGCCCGTGGTCAGATCGGACGGTTCTGGCACGAGCGCGCAGTTCACGCTCTGGATGTCGAAGCAGTTCGGCAACATCTGGCCGCACGGCATGACATCTCAGTTCCCCACTCCTGCGAACGGCAAGGCACAGGCGCAGTCGATCGGCGTCGCCGGATACGTCAGCCAGGACTATGGCGAGGGCTCGATCACGTATGTCGAGTACTCCTACGCGATCAATGCCGGATTCCCGGTCGCGAAGGTTCTCAACCGTGCCGGCTACTACATCGAGCCGACGTCCAACTCGGTCGCCGTCGCACTCCTCGGCGCCCAGATCAACAATGACGCCAACTCGCCCGACTACCTGACACAGAATCTCGACAACGTCTACAACAACGCCGACGCACGTACCTACCCCCTGTCGAGCTACTCGTACATGATCGTCCCGACCAAGGTCGAGGGGATCTTCAATAACGAGAAGGGCAAGACCCTCGGTGCGTTCACGCGCTACGTCCTGTGCGACGGCCAGCAGTACGCGTCGCGGTTGGGGTACTCGCCCCTGCCGCTGAACCTCGTCCTCGCCGGTTCGGAGCAGATCAAGCGGATCCCCGGCGCCGGGGGCACCGGCATCGACATCAACAACTGCAAGAATCCGACCTTCGCACCCGGCGACTCACCGGGGAGCAATCGTCTCGCCGCGTCGGCGCCGCAGCCCGCCGACTGCGACAAGCAGGGGCCGAACCAGTGCACGACGGGCACGGCCGGCGCCATCGACGAGACCCCGATCACGGGCGGCGGAGCCGGAGGCGGGTCCACCGACGGTGCGGCAACCGGTGGTGGCGGCGGGGGAGCGGCCGCTGCCGGTCCGGATGCCGTCAGCGCGACGGGCGATGCCGTGTACGACGAGACCGGCGCGCTGATCTCGGGCGGGGGCGCGCTGGCGGGTGGTGCCGTCTCCAGTCCCTTCACCCTCGCGGCGGATGGCATGGGTGCCCCGCAATGGATGATGCTGGCAGCCGGCGTTCTCCTCCTCGCCGTGATCATCGCGCCCGTTTTCGTGGCGCGGGGTCGAGGCGGGACAAGAGGCTCCCCGCCGGCGAAGTAG
- a CDS encoding substrate-binding domain-containing protein: MKLSRKLIAAGAALGIAVAGVVAAAPANAEPVSDSYVLVGSDTLQDIGNALANGSRNNPANALVRVTAGATRIGSFDAFGSAVIQTKENGPYFPRPNGSGAGVNALIASINNTTYLTSASPIGGQVDIARSSSSAGSNANAAGDLLYVPFGRDALGYIYRVDPAWSQSTKDAFAALSFAQIKDIYEGNVTTIGGQTVRPRLPQSASGTRSSFISKMGLTGSPSTVPAADNTPQGPPENDATVLTQPGEIIPFSAANWVAQANGASATNTTTTANVSYGNADGLTPFTVSSGKLVPGAAYYASTWGRDTYLVVEYARTVATYPSGPNAGQPNPRYDAKLTALVNPTGAGQTSLVTNAASGSSVGAVKRSYGFLAPASTTPVRSHPNVYADSVWPGV, encoded by the coding sequence ATGAAACTCTCCAGGAAGCTCATCGCGGCCGGTGCCGCACTGGGCATCGCCGTCGCCGGTGTCGTGGCAGCTGCCCCGGCCAACGCGGAACCCGTTTCGGACAGCTACGTGCTGGTCGGGTCGGACACGCTGCAGGACATCGGGAACGCCCTCGCCAACGGAAGCCGCAACAACCCCGCCAACGCGCTCGTGCGTGTCACGGCCGGCGCGACGCGCATCGGCTCGTTCGATGCCTTCGGCTCCGCGGTCATCCAGACCAAGGAGAACGGTCCGTACTTCCCGCGCCCGAACGGCTCGGGCGCAGGCGTCAACGCTCTCATCGCCTCCATCAACAACACGACGTACCTGACCAGCGCCAGCCCGATCGGCGGCCAGGTCGACATCGCGCGGTCATCGTCGAGCGCCGGCTCGAACGCCAACGCCGCCGGCGATCTGCTGTACGTCCCGTTCGGCCGCGATGCCCTCGGCTACATCTACCGTGTCGACCCGGCATGGAGCCAGAGCACGAAGGACGCCTTCGCGGCATTGAGCTTCGCGCAGATCAAGGACATCTACGAGGGCAACGTCACCACGATCGGTGGACAGACGGTTCGTCCGCGTCTGCCGCAGTCGGCGTCGGGCACGCGCTCCTCGTTCATCAGCAAGATGGGTCTCACGGGGTCGCCCTCCACCGTCCCCGCTGCCGACAACACGCCTCAGGGACCGCCGGAGAACGACGCGACCGTCCTCACGCAGCCCGGCGAGATCATCCCCTTCTCCGCGGCGAACTGGGTCGCACAGGCCAACGGTGCATCGGCGACCAACACGACCACGACGGCGAACGTGTCCTACGGCAACGCGGACGGCCTGACGCCCTTCACGGTCTCGTCCGGCAAGCTCGTTCCCGGAGCGGCCTACTACGCCTCGACCTGGGGTCGCGACACGTACCTCGTCGTCGAGTACGCCCGCACCGTTGCCACCTACCCGTCGGGCCCCAACGCGGGTCAGCCGAACCCCCGCTACGACGCGAAGCTCACGGCGCTGGTCAACCCCACGGGTGCCGGCCAGACGAGCCTCGTCACGAACGCCGCCAGCGGCTCCAGCGTCGGCGCCGTCAAGCGCTCGTACGGCTTCCTGGCTCCCGCGAGCACGACTCCGGTCCGCTCGCACCCCAACGTCTACGCCGACTCGGTGTGGCCGGGCGTCTGA